A region of the Mycoavidus sp. HKI genome:
CTAGCTTTGCACGGTCACAAAACAGCGGTGATTGATTTTGATGTTGGTTTACGCAACCTTGATTTAATCATGGGCTGTGAGCGACGCGTCGTCTATGATTTAATTAATGTGATTCAAGGCGAAGCTAAACTTAACCAAGCTTTGATCAAAGATAAGAAATGCAGTAATCTTTTTATTATGCCTGCGTCGCAAACACGGGACAAAGATGCATTGACCCTAGAAGGGGTTGGCAAAGTCATCCAAGAGCTGGTGGATATGGGCTTTACCTATATCGTTTGCGATTCACCTGCCGGGATTGAGTCAGGCGCGCTGATGGCGATGTATTATGCAGATGAGGCGGTGATTGTGACTAACCCAGAAGTCTCATCGGTGCGGGATTCAGATCGTATTCTTGGTATTTTAGCTTCAAAAACGAAACGCGCAATTGAAGGCCAAGAGCCGATTAAAGAACATCTGTTAATTACCCGCTACAATCCAAAGCGTGTCAATGAAGGTGAAATGTTATCTATCACAGATATCCAAGAAATCTTACGGATTGAATTGATCGGTGTGGTACCCGAGTCAGACGCCGTATTGCATGCGTCAAATCAAGGCCTGCCGGCAATTCACTTAGACACCACCGATGTCGCTGAAGCCTATAAAGATGTGATCTCGCGCTTTCTTGGTGAAACCAAACCGATGCGGTTTACTGAGTATCAAAAACCCGGCTTACTACAACGCCTTTTCGGCAATAAATAAGGTAAGGATATGTCAATACTTTCTTTTTTGCTTGGCGAGAATAAAAAAACTGCAACGCTTGCCAAAGAGCGCCTGCAATTGATTATTGCGCACGAACGCACAAACAATACCCCCGCCAATTATCTGCCAGCGCTACAGCGTGAACTGCTTGCGGTGATTTCAAAGTATGTGAAAATCGCTCACGAGGACATCAAAGTTAAGCTTGAACAACAAGATAATCTAGAGGTCCTGGAAGTCAAAATCGAAATCCCGCAAACCTAAGACACCAGCATTTCCTTGGATTAAAGGAAGTGCTGGCCCAGCCACCAAGCTAGCGCCGCCATGGTGGCGGAAGCTGGAATGGTCAAGATCCAAGCCCAAACAATATTGCCAGCAACCCCCCAACGCACAGCAGCCAGCTTCTGTGTCGCGCCAACGCCAACGATAGCACCGGTAATGGTATGCGTGGTTGACACAGGAATGCCTAGCCAAGAAGCTAAAAAGAGCGACACCGCTCCGCCAAATTCAGCGCAAAAGCCGCCAACTGGTTTTAATTTGGTAATTTTTTGCCCCATTGTCCGCACGATCCGCCAGCCGCCAAACAGCGTACCCAGGCCAATCGCCAAATAGCAGGCGGCAATCACCCATATTGGGGGGGCATCGATAGTCGCTGAAGTATAGCCCGTTGCCAGCAAGAGCATCCAGATAATGCCGATGGTCTTTTGCGCATCATTACCACCATGCCCAAGGCTATATAGGCCCGCCGAGATTAATTGATAACGCCGGAAACGCCGATCAACCTTGCTAGGTGTCGTGCGCAAGTAAAGCCAAGAAACCCCCAGCATCAACAGCGACCCTAAAAAGAAGCCGAGCAGCGGTGAAATAAAAATAAAAGCGATGGTTTTACATAAACCGTCGATATTTAACGAGCCAGGACCCGCTTTAGCTAACGCTGAGCCGACCAACCCGCCAATCAGGGCATGCGATGAGCTGGACGGAATACCATAATACCAAGTGATAATATTCCAGCCGATGGCACCTATTAGCGCACCAAAGACAACATAATGGTCAATAATCGATGGATCGATCGTGCCACGGCCGACCGTTGACGCCACCTTTAGATGAAAAATAAAATACGCAATGACATTAAATGAAGCGGCAAATATAACTGCATGATGCGGCTTAAGGACGCCCGTAGAAACGACGGTGGCAATCGAATTGGCCGCGTCGTGAAAGCCATTCATGAAGTCGAAGATTAATGCAATCGCCACTAAAAAGATGACGGCCCATAATCCCAAGTGAATCGATGACATTAAGGTTTCCTGAAATAAGCCGGTGCTAAGCGTTTTCTAGCACGATGCCTTCGATAATGTTGGCAACATCTTCACATTTATCGGTGACTTCCTCTAGCAACTCGAGAATCGCTTTGTGCTTGATCAACGACTTAACGTCGTCTTCTTCTCGAAATAGCTTAGAAATGGCTGAGCGCAATAAGCCGTCAGCCTCAGTTTCTAAGCGGTCAATGGTGGTGCAAATGGTTAAAATTGCGCTCGCGCTTTTCATGTCTTTGAGTAAAGCAACCGCTTGCGCCACTTGTTCGCAACCGCTTGCGCAAATCTGGGCCAGCTGGCCTGCCTCAGGCGTCAGAGACTGTACATCGTAGAGCCAGACTGCCGTCGCGACATCCTCCATTAAATCAAGGATGTCATCCATGGTCGTGATGAGTTTGTGGATTTCATCACGGTCAAATGGCGTAATGAAGGTCTTATGCAATAGGTCAATGGTTTCGTGCGTCAGTTTATCGGCCTGATTTTCTTTGAGCTGCACATTTTTTTTGTGAATTTCAGCTTCATCCAGCTTACTCACCAAAAGCACTAGATCATGGCTGGCGTCTACCAGGCATTTTGCATGCGCATTAAAAATTTCAAAGAACTTACCCTCTTTGGGCATAAAGCGACTGAACATGTCAATCCTTGAACAATGGTCTATTGGCTATTGATGCGAGAGCCATGCAAATATACAGCGGCTCTAACTTATAAAGTGCGCTATTGTACCTGTGCCAGCCGATTTATCGTGCATAGCAACAAATTATTTAGCTAACGGTATGGGGACGATGTGATTAGTCGTTATACATTTGCTGGCCCGCGAAGTTGTCGAATTTTGTATATTGACCCAGAAAGGTCAGCCTTACCACACCGATTGGCCCATTACGCTGCTTACCGATAATAATTTCGGCCGTGCCTTTATCTTGGCTATCAGGGTTATAAACTTCATCACGGTAGATAAAGAAAATAACATCGGCATCTTGTTCAATTGCGCCGGATTCACGCAGATCAGACATCACCGGGCGCTTATTGGGCCGCTGTTCAAGTCCGCGGTTAAGCTGCGAGAGGGCGATGACCGGCACATTAAGTTCTTTGGCCAAGCTCTTCAGCGAGCGTGAAATTTCGGAAATTTCAGTGGCGCGATTCTCACCGGAAGAAGCCGATGACATCAACTGTAAATAATCGATAATAATTAAACCTAGCTGTCCGCATTGACGTGACAGACGCCGCGCACGAGCGCGTAATTCAAGCGGATTCAGTGCGCTTTGCTCATCAACAAAAATCTGCGCATCACTCATTTTTTGCATCGCATGAGTCAGTTTCGGCCAGTCTTCATCCGACAGCTTGCCGGTGCGTAGCCGATGCGCATCAAGCCGCCCAACTGAGCCCAACATCCGCATCGCCAGTTGCGTGCCAGGCATTTCCATTGAAAATACGGCAATCGGCAAGCCATATTCAACCGCAACATATTCGCCGATATTCATGGCCAACGAGGTCTTACCCATGGACGGGCGCCCCGCAATGATGACTAGCTCGCCCCCATGTAAGCCAGAAGTCATTCGAT
Encoded here:
- the minD gene encoding septum site-determining protein MinD, with product MAKIIVITSGKGGVGKTTTSASFAAGLALHGHKTAVIDFDVGLRNLDLIMGCERRVVYDLINVIQGEAKLNQALIKDKKCSNLFIMPASQTRDKDALTLEGVGKVIQELVDMGFTYIVCDSPAGIESGALMAMYYADEAVIVTNPEVSSVRDSDRILGILASKTKRAIEGQEPIKEHLLITRYNPKRVNEGEMLSITDIQEILRIELIGVVPESDAVLHASNQGLPAIHLDTTDVAEAYKDVISRFLGETKPMRFTEYQKPGLLQRLFGNK
- the minE gene encoding cell division topological specificity factor MinE gives rise to the protein MSILSFLLGENKKTATLAKERLQLIIAHERTNNTPANYLPALQRELLAVISKYVKIAHEDIKVKLEQQDNLEVLEVKIEIPQT
- a CDS encoding inorganic phosphate transporter, whose product is MSSIHLGLWAVIFLVAIALIFDFMNGFHDAANSIATVVSTGVLKPHHAVIFAASFNVIAYFIFHLKVASTVGRGTIDPSIIDHYVVFGALIGAIGWNIITWYYGIPSSSSHALIGGLVGSALAKAGPGSLNIDGLCKTIAFIFISPLLGFFLGSLLMLGVSWLYLRTTPSKVDRRFRRYQLISAGLYSLGHGGNDAQKTIGIIWMLLLATGYTSATIDAPPIWVIAACYLAIGLGTLFGGWRIVRTMGQKITKLKPVGGFCAEFGGAVSLFLASWLGIPVSTTHTITGAIVGVGATQKLAAVRWGVAGNIVWAWILTIPASATMAALAWWLGQHFL
- a CDS encoding DUF47 domain-containing protein, with protein sequence MFSRFMPKEGKFFEIFNAHAKCLVDASHDLVLLVSKLDEAEIHKKNVQLKENQADKLTHETIDLLHKTFITPFDRDEIHKLITTMDDILDLMEDVATAVWLYDVQSLTPEAGQLAQICASGCEQVAQAVALLKDMKSASAILTICTTIDRLETEADGLLRSAISKLFREEDDVKSLIKHKAILELLEEVTDKCEDVANIIEGIVLENA
- a CDS encoding replicative DNA helicase — its product is MNIVNTDPQLTALKVPPHSIEAEQSVLGGLLLDNSAWDRIADFLQESNFYRYDHRLIFQHIVKLITAVRPADVITVFESLTSSGKAEEVGGLAYLNALAQNTPSAANIRRYAEIVRDRAVLRKLVTVADEISGDAFNPQGKEVRQLLDEAESKVFAIAEEGARGVQGFIEIKPLLSQVVERIDTLYHQENSTDVTGTPTGFVDLDRMTSGLHGGELVIIAGRPSMGKTSLAMNIGEYVAVEYGLPIAVFSMEMPGTQLAMRMLGSVGRLDAHRLRTGKLSDEDWPKLTHAMQKMSDAQIFVDEQSALNPLELRARARRLSRQCGQLGLIIIDYLQLMSSASSGENRATEISEISRSLKSLAKELNVPVIALSQLNRGLEQRPNKRPVMSDLRESGAIEQDADVIFFIYRDEVYNPDSQDKGTAEIIIGKQRNGPIGVVRLTFLGQYTKFDNFAGQQMYND